A genomic region of Halopelagius longus contains the following coding sequences:
- a CDS encoding ABC transporter ATP-binding protein produces the protein MSTDDAAVETEATPREEESLLEVRNLDAGYGDLQILTDVDMDVYDGEYVTIVGPNGAGKSTLMKSVFGLTAHMGGTVTFDGEDVTGLAPEDIIHKGIGYVPQNDNVFASLTVEENLEMGAYILDEVPQDAMRAVYDRFPILEERSEQKAGTMSGGQQQMLAMGRALMLQPDLLLLDEPSAGLAPDLVDDMFDRIDAINDDGTAVLMVEQNAKEALRRCDRGYVLANGKNRYVDTGDALLGDEQVRRDFLGG, from the coding sequence ATGAGTACCGACGACGCCGCCGTGGAGACGGAGGCGACGCCGCGGGAGGAGGAGTCGCTCCTGGAAGTGCGGAACTTGGACGCCGGCTACGGCGACTTACAGATTCTCACCGACGTGGACATGGACGTCTACGACGGCGAGTACGTCACCATCGTCGGCCCGAACGGGGCGGGCAAATCGACCCTGATGAAGTCCGTCTTCGGACTCACCGCCCACATGGGCGGGACGGTGACGTTCGACGGCGAGGACGTGACGGGCCTCGCGCCGGAGGACATCATCCACAAAGGAATCGGCTACGTCCCGCAGAACGACAACGTGTTCGCCTCCCTGACCGTCGAGGAGAACTTGGAGATGGGCGCGTACATCCTCGACGAGGTGCCGCAGGACGCCATGCGGGCGGTGTACGACCGCTTCCCCATCCTCGAAGAACGGAGCGAGCAGAAGGCCGGCACGATGTCCGGGGGGCAACAGCAGATGCTGGCGATGGGTCGGGCGCTGATGTTGCAACCGGACCTGCTCCTGTTGGACGAACCCTCCGCGGGCCTCGCACCCGACTTGGTGGACGACATGTTCGACCGCATCGACGCCATCAACGACGACGGCACGGCCGTCCTGATGGTCGAACAGAACGCCAAGGAGGCGCTTCGACGCTGTGACCGCGGCTACGTCCTCGCGAACGGGAAGAACCGCTACGTCGACACCGGCGACGCGTTGCTCGGCGACGAACAGGTCCGAAGGGACTTCCTCGGCGGGTAA
- a CDS encoding ABC transporter ATP-binding protein, with product MSETERGRGPDADDAAEAAGSPSLDLGTGPNVTAEYPLKVEGLHKSFGGITAVDGASFEVERGSLTGLIGPNGAGKSTTFNLITGMLKPDSGTVTFNGEDVTGMKPHRIANRGMVRTFQIARELGDMTVLENMMLAPQAQQGEALWRSVTPGVRDDVIRQEEELLERVWEVLDFFDIDHIAEEYAGNLSGGQRKLLEMARALLTDPDMLLLDEPFAGVNPTLEKRLLDHIHELRGQGYTFLLVEHDMDLIMENCEHVIVLHQGRVLTEGAPEEVKANEDVIEAYLGGNV from the coding sequence ATGAGTGAGACCGAACGCGGGCGCGGACCCGACGCCGACGACGCCGCGGAGGCGGCCGGTTCGCCGTCCCTCGACTTGGGAACCGGCCCGAACGTTACCGCCGAGTACCCGCTGAAAGTCGAGGGTCTGCACAAGTCCTTCGGCGGCATCACCGCCGTCGACGGCGCGTCCTTCGAAGTCGAACGCGGCAGCCTCACCGGCCTCATCGGCCCGAACGGCGCGGGCAAGTCCACGACGTTCAACCTCATCACGGGCATGCTGAAACCCGACTCGGGGACGGTGACGTTCAACGGCGAGGACGTGACGGGGATGAAACCGCACCGGATAGCGAACCGCGGGATGGTCCGGACGTTCCAAATCGCCCGCGAACTCGGCGATATGACCGTCTTGGAGAACATGATGCTCGCGCCGCAGGCCCAACAGGGCGAAGCGCTCTGGCGGTCGGTGACGCCCGGCGTGCGCGACGACGTAATCCGACAGGAGGAGGAACTCCTCGAACGCGTCTGGGAGGTGCTGGACTTCTTCGACATCGACCACATCGCCGAGGAGTACGCGGGCAACCTCTCGGGCGGACAGCGAAAACTGCTGGAGATGGCGCGCGCCCTCCTCACGGACCCGGACATGCTCCTGTTGGACGAACCGTTCGCGGGGGTGAACCCGACGCTGGAGAAGCGACTCCTCGACCACATCCACGAACTCCGCGGACAGGGCTACACGTTCCTCTTAGTCGAACACGACATGGACCTCATCATGGAGAACTGCGAGCACGTCATCGTCCTCCATCAGGGGCGCGTCCTCACGGAGGGCGCCCCCGAGGAGGTCAAAGCGAACGAAGACGTCATCGAGGCGTACCTCGGAGGGAACGTATGA
- a CDS encoding branched-chain amino acid ABC transporter permease produces the protein MRGLVIGLASIGLSMTYSILNFANFAHGDYITAGAFSGWATTYLVAGLGRADIGALLLVGAGGSVYGGTLDIGITSTPLAIVLGLFAAGVCTVALSLVVDRTVFRPIRDEDGITLLITSIGIAFALRYLMQFVFGSDVRGTTAQPPSFSLYFVDGAVRINMHDLTLAVVAGGLMLGVHLLLQRTKLGKAMRAMSDNEDLARVTGIPTERVVRSVWIIGGGLTGVAGYTFILWKGTLGFNDGWLLLLLIFAAVILGGIGSVYGAIAGGLVIGLTASLSVIWIPSAFARAAAFVVMILILLVKPEGLFSGRSTA, from the coding sequence ATGCGCGGGCTGGTTATCGGTCTGGCGAGTATCGGACTGTCGATGACGTACAGCATCCTGAACTTCGCGAACTTCGCTCACGGCGACTACATCACCGCCGGGGCGTTCTCCGGGTGGGCGACGACGTACCTCGTCGCCGGACTCGGGCGGGCCGACATCGGCGCACTCCTCCTCGTCGGGGCCGGAGGGTCGGTGTACGGCGGGACGCTCGATATCGGCATCACGTCGACGCCGCTCGCTATCGTCCTCGGTCTGTTCGCGGCGGGCGTCTGCACCGTCGCGCTCTCGTTGGTCGTCGACCGAACCGTCTTCCGTCCGATTCGGGACGAGGACGGAATCACCCTTCTCATCACCAGCATCGGCATCGCCTTCGCGCTCCGGTACCTGATGCAGTTCGTCTTCGGGTCCGACGTGCGAGGGACGACCGCGCAACCGCCGTCGTTCTCGCTGTACTTCGTCGACGGCGCGGTCCGAATCAACATGCACGACCTGACGCTGGCCGTCGTCGCGGGCGGCCTGATGCTCGGCGTCCACCTGCTCCTTCAGCGGACGAAACTCGGGAAGGCGATGCGGGCGATGTCCGACAACGAGGACCTCGCGCGCGTCACCGGCATCCCGACGGAACGGGTCGTCCGGTCGGTGTGGATCATCGGCGGCGGCCTCACCGGCGTCGCGGGCTACACGTTCATCCTCTGGAAGGGGACGCTCGGCTTCAACGACGGATGGCTCCTGTTGCTTCTCATCTTCGCGGCGGTCATCCTCGGCGGCATCGGCTCCGTCTACGGAGCCATCGCGGGCGGACTCGTCATCGGTCTCACGGCGTCGCTGTCCGTCATCTGGATACCTTCTGCGTTCGCCCGCGCGGCGGCGTTCGTCGTGATGATACTCATCCTGCTCGTGAAACCTGAAGGGCTCTTCAGCGGGAGGTCGACGGCATGA
- a CDS encoding DUF7345 domain-containing protein — protein sequence MTRLESRTTRALVVLLAVALVFGGVPNPASAQSTATIAGTQIAPDDVSLRVALQPDGTAEWEVEYRVRLDEENKTEAFESVRSDIEANESSYVSDFRSRMNATASTAENATGRSMTVQNVSVSTSRQQLPQEYGIITYSFTWTNFAAVEDGRIRAGDALAGFFLDGETSLLMTWPEGYEVESVSPGPDDRRARSVVWNGPLDFGPGEPTLLLAESSPAGSPSPSETPTTGGDGASSQNDFALLGALGLLVVGVVSGGGWMLYRRYDDGDEAGPNTRAAEAAGGGRDDGAVGGGAPADATDVSPSTDGSAAEDDADGDESGGDDAGGESGDGASEAEDGTDEDQMPWEDELLSNEECVLALIEHEGGRLKQQEVAGTLDWTDAKTSQVVRRMRDEGTLDAFRLGRENVLVLPDDDEDGEGDEDDGLDSE from the coding sequence ATGACTCGTCTCGAATCACGAACGACGCGCGCTCTCGTCGTTCTCCTCGCCGTCGCACTCGTCTTCGGCGGCGTCCCGAACCCCGCGTCCGCCCAATCGACGGCGACCATCGCGGGGACGCAGATCGCCCCCGACGACGTCTCCCTCCGCGTCGCCCTCCAACCCGACGGCACCGCGGAGTGGGAAGTCGAGTACCGCGTCCGACTGGACGAGGAGAACAAGACGGAGGCGTTCGAGTCGGTCCGAAGCGACATCGAGGCCAACGAGTCGTCCTACGTCTCCGACTTCCGGTCGCGGATGAACGCGACGGCGTCGACGGCCGAGAACGCCACCGGGCGGTCGATGACCGTCCAGAACGTCAGCGTCTCCACCTCCCGACAGCAACTGCCGCAGGAGTACGGCATCATCACGTACTCGTTCACGTGGACGAACTTCGCCGCGGTGGAGGACGGACGGATTCGGGCGGGCGACGCCCTCGCGGGCTTCTTCCTCGACGGCGAAACCTCGCTCCTCATGACGTGGCCCGAGGGGTACGAAGTCGAGTCGGTGTCGCCCGGCCCGGACGACCGACGGGCGCGAAGCGTCGTCTGGAACGGCCCCCTCGACTTCGGCCCGGGCGAACCGACGCTTCTCCTCGCGGAGTCGTCGCCGGCCGGTTCACCGTCGCCGTCCGAGACGCCGACGACCGGCGGCGACGGCGCGTCCTCCCAGAACGACTTCGCCCTCCTCGGCGCACTCGGACTTCTCGTCGTCGGCGTCGTCTCCGGGGGCGGGTGGATGCTGTACCGCCGGTACGACGACGGAGACGAGGCGGGTCCGAACACGCGCGCGGCGGAGGCGGCCGGCGGCGGAAGGGACGACGGGGCCGTCGGCGGCGGTGCACCCGCCGACGCCACCGACGTATCCCCCTCGACGGACGGTTCGGCCGCCGAGGACGACGCGGACGGCGACGAGAGCGGTGGCGACGACGCCGGCGGCGAGAGCGGAGACGGCGCCTCCGAGGCCGAAGACGGAACCGACGAGGACCAGATGCCCTGGGAGGACGAACTGCTGAGCAACGAGGAGTGCGTGTTGGCCCTCATCGAACACGAGGGCGGCCGGTTGAAACAACAGGAGGTCGCCGGGACGTTGGACTGGACCGACGCCAAGACGAGCCAGGTCGTCCGGAGGATGCGGGACGAAGGGACGCTCGACGCGTTCCGACTCGGCCGCGAGAACGTCCTCGTGTTGCCCGACGACGACGAGGACGGGGAGGGCGACGAGGACGACGGACTCGACTCCGAATAA
- a CDS encoding GNAT family N-acetyltransferase, translated as MREADEGSAPNTAVVDRPSMDEVDAVADMWVDLAASQRTYRSHIRGPENRETIRDALARHVVTDGLRVARMDDEIVGFVMFGLERGEYVQDVTRGVVRNIYVEPAARNRGIGSELLSTAERELRDADAEVITLDVMAGNEAARRFYERHGYSPHRVEIEKRVESDTHSKED; from the coding sequence ATGAGGGAAGCCGACGAGGGGTCCGCGCCGAACACCGCAGTCGTCGACCGGCCGTCGATGGACGAGGTAGACGCCGTCGCCGACATGTGGGTGGATCTGGCCGCGAGTCAACGGACGTACCGATCGCACATCCGCGGCCCGGAGAACAGGGAGACGATTCGGGACGCGTTGGCGCGGCACGTCGTCACCGACGGCCTGCGGGTCGCCCGGATGGACGACGAGATCGTCGGGTTCGTCATGTTCGGCCTCGAACGCGGCGAGTACGTCCAGGACGTGACCCGCGGCGTCGTCCGCAACATCTACGTCGAACCGGCGGCGCGGAACCGCGGCATCGGGTCGGAACTGCTCTCGACCGCCGAGCGCGAACTCCGCGACGCCGACGCTGAGGTGATAACGCTCGACGTGATGGCCGGAAACGAGGCGGCGCGACGCTTCTACGAACGACACGGATACAGCCCGCACCGCGTCGAAATCGAGAAACGGGTCGAAAGCGATACACACTCAAAGGAGGACTGA
- a CDS encoding branched-chain amino acid ABC transporter permease, whose amino-acid sequence MSVAEDFTDRVPGGDAGLILASLAVVYAAYVAVGLALGYSLRGQLNTIAVLTFYIGVFAMLSLALNLHWGYTGLFNIGIVGFMAVGVYVMALVSKPVYEAGGAAQVGGLGLPLVVGIVAGMLAAALLGLVVALPALRLRADYLAIVTIAMSEIVRFSFLSSEFQQFQLFGNRVGFGGGSGLILNYTGPIRAFFSLFGLWDAYLGFVGAFGSSLEMNNPKPVVDGLVYGAVLLVMVAGYYWLLKRTGESPFGRVLKAIREDEDVANSLGKDTNEFKIKSFMLGCALMGLAGIFWLMTQGAVTPNFFRPRVTFFVWIALIIGGAGSNTGSVLGGAIFAAVLYQGPRYFKNLVDTVLPNANAPNGFGPAVAPLVSNLDPLPFVLYTIDSIRQLQLVIMGLVLIWLMHNRPEGLLGHRKETAASISLSRPETSRTAVSDGGVADEGTARRTEFDGGESDE is encoded by the coding sequence ATGAGCGTCGCAGAAGACTTCACGGACCGAGTGCCCGGCGGCGACGCGGGACTCATCCTCGCGTCACTCGCCGTCGTCTACGCCGCGTACGTCGCGGTAGGCCTCGCCCTCGGCTACTCGCTCCGCGGCCAACTCAACACCATCGCGGTGCTGACGTTCTACATCGGCGTCTTCGCGATGCTCAGTCTCGCGTTGAACCTCCACTGGGGGTACACCGGGCTGTTCAACATCGGCATCGTCGGCTTCATGGCCGTCGGCGTCTACGTGATGGCGCTCGTCTCGAAACCGGTGTACGAGGCCGGCGGCGCGGCGCAGGTGGGCGGACTCGGCCTCCCCCTCGTCGTCGGCATCGTCGCCGGCATGCTCGCCGCCGCCCTCCTCGGGTTGGTGGTCGCCTTACCGGCGCTTCGGTTGCGCGCGGACTACCTCGCCATCGTCACCATCGCGATGTCGGAAATCGTCCGCTTCTCGTTCCTCTCGAGCGAGTTCCAGCAGTTCCAGTTGTTCGGCAACCGCGTCGGCTTCGGCGGCGGGTCGGGACTCATCCTGAACTACACCGGGCCGATTCGGGCGTTTTTCTCGCTGTTCGGCCTCTGGGACGCCTACCTCGGCTTCGTCGGCGCGTTCGGGAGCTCCTTGGAGATGAACAATCCGAAACCCGTCGTCGACGGCCTCGTCTACGGCGCGGTGCTTCTGGTGATGGTCGCGGGCTACTACTGGCTCCTGAAGCGGACCGGCGAGTCGCCGTTCGGACGCGTCCTCAAGGCGATTCGTGAGGACGAGGACGTGGCGAACTCCCTCGGGAAGGACACGAACGAGTTCAAGATAAAGTCGTTCATGCTCGGGTGCGCCCTGATGGGGCTGGCCGGCATCTTCTGGCTGATGACGCAGGGCGCGGTGACGCCGAACTTCTTCCGCCCGCGCGTGACGTTCTTCGTCTGGATAGCGCTCATCATCGGCGGCGCGGGGTCGAACACCGGCAGCGTCCTCGGCGGCGCGATATTCGCGGCCGTCCTCTATCAGGGGCCGCGCTACTTCAAGAACCTCGTCGATACGGTCCTCCCGAACGCGAACGCGCCGAACGGATTCGGACCGGCGGTGGCACCGCTCGTCTCGAATTTGGACCCGCTTCCGTTCGTCCTCTACACCATCGACAGCATCCGACAGCTCCAACTCGTCATCATGGGACTCGTCCTCATCTGGCTTATGCACAACCGGCCCGAAGGCCTGCTGGGCCACCGCAAGGAGACGGCCGCGAGCATCTCGCTGTCCCGGCCGGAGACGTCTCGAACGGCCGTATCAGACGGAGGTGTCGCCGACGAGGGGACAGCACGCCGAACGGAGTTCGACGGAGGTGAGAGCGATGAGTGA
- a CDS encoding FAD-binding protein — MYEHDVIVVGAGGAGLRAAIAAQEAGADVAIVSKLHPVRSHTGAAEGGINAAIRDGDSWEDHAYDTMKGSDYLGDAPAVEALCKESPKETMQLEHWGMAFSREEDGTVSQRPFGGLSFPRTTYAGAETGHQLLHTMYEQLVKRGIQVYDEWYVTRLAVTDEAEPEERTCHGVVAYDIQSGEVSGFHARDGVILATGGLGQVYDHTTNAVSNTGDGVAMAYRAGVPIEDMEFIQFHPTTLPSTGVLISEGVRGEGGILYNEDGERFMFEYGYANNAGELASRDVVSRAELTEVNEGRGIEDEYVHLDMRHLGEERILDRLENILHLAEDFEGVDGLEEPMPVKPGQHYAMGGIETDENGKTCIDGLYAAGECACASVHGSNRLGGNALPELIVFGKRAGYHAAGREMEEPEIQTGQRGEWERGDVDTPVEPGAIASSGDAAVTDGGATASGGSSSLTPEGYVERALEAEKERIDYLLGKDDGVQQAEIRADVQKSMTENVNVFREEEGLKQALRDIREARERYEDVYVADKSRTFNTDLVQTIEMQNILDVAEAITLGALARKEFRGAHWRKEAQERRDEEWLKHTMLSWNDGTPELWYRPVLLEGESKTYEPKVRSY; from the coding sequence ATGTACGAACACGACGTTATCGTGGTCGGCGCGGGCGGCGCGGGCCTCCGCGCGGCCATCGCGGCGCAGGAAGCAGGAGCGGACGTGGCCATCGTCTCGAAGCTCCACCCGGTCCGAAGCCACACCGGTGCCGCCGAGGGCGGCATCAACGCGGCCATCCGGGACGGCGACTCGTGGGAGGACCACGCGTACGACACGATGAAAGGCTCGGACTACCTCGGAGACGCCCCCGCGGTGGAGGCGCTCTGTAAGGAGAGTCCGAAGGAGACGATGCAGCTCGAACACTGGGGGATGGCGTTCTCCCGCGAGGAGGACGGAACCGTCTCTCAGCGGCCGTTCGGCGGTCTCTCGTTCCCGCGGACGACGTACGCGGGCGCGGAGACGGGCCACCAGCTGCTCCACACGATGTACGAACAGCTGGTCAAACGGGGCATTCAGGTGTACGACGAGTGGTACGTCACGCGACTCGCCGTCACCGACGAGGCAGAACCCGAAGAGCGGACGTGTCACGGCGTCGTCGCCTACGACATCCAGTCCGGCGAAGTGTCGGGCTTCCACGCCCGCGACGGGGTCATCCTCGCGACGGGCGGCCTCGGGCAGGTGTACGACCACACGACGAACGCCGTCTCCAACACCGGCGACGGCGTCGCCATGGCGTACCGCGCCGGCGTCCCCATCGAGGACATGGAGTTCATCCAGTTCCACCCGACGACGCTCCCCTCGACGGGCGTTCTCATCTCCGAGGGCGTCCGCGGCGAAGGCGGCATCCTCTACAACGAGGACGGCGAGCGGTTCATGTTCGAGTACGGGTACGCGAACAACGCCGGCGAACTCGCCTCCCGCGACGTGGTGTCGCGCGCCGAACTGACGGAGGTCAACGAGGGCCGCGGCATCGAGGACGAGTACGTCCACCTCGACATGCGCCACCTCGGCGAGGAGCGCATCCTCGACCGTCTGGAGAACATCCTCCACCTCGCGGAGGACTTCGAGGGCGTCGACGGCCTCGAAGAACCGATGCCGGTCAAGCCCGGCCAGCACTACGCGATGGGCGGCATCGAGACGGACGAGAACGGGAAGACGTGCATCGACGGCCTGTACGCCGCGGGCGAGTGCGCCTGCGCGTCCGTCCACGGGTCGAACCGACTGGGCGGCAACGCCCTCCCCGAACTCATCGTCTTCGGCAAGCGCGCCGGCTACCACGCCGCGGGCCGAGAGATGGAAGAGCCGGAGATACAGACCGGTCAGCGCGGCGAGTGGGAACGCGGCGACGTCGACACGCCCGTCGAACCGGGCGCGATCGCGTCGTCCGGCGACGCGGCCGTCACCGACGGCGGCGCGACGGCGTCCGGCGGGTCCTCCTCGCTCACGCCCGAGGGCTACGTCGAACGCGCACTCGAAGCCGAGAAGGAGCGCATCGACTACCTCCTCGGAAAGGACGACGGCGTCCAACAGGCGGAGATTCGCGCGGACGTCCAGAAGTCGATGACGGAGAACGTCAACGTCTTCCGCGAGGAGGAGGGCCTCAAGCAGGCGCTCCGCGACATCCGCGAGGCGCGCGAACGCTACGAGGACGTGTACGTCGCCGACAAGTCCCGGACGTTCAACACCGACCTCGTCCAGACCATCGAGATGCAGAACATCCTCGACGTCGCCGAGGCCATCACGCTCGGCGCACTCGCCCGCAAGGAGTTCCGCGGCGCGCACTGGCGCAAGGAGGCCCAAGAGCGACGCGACGAGGAGTGGCTGAAGCACACGATGCTCTCGTGGAACGACGGGACGCCGGAACTGTGGTACCGTCCGGTCCTCCTCGAAGGCGAGAGCAAGACGTACGAGCCGAAGGTCCGGAGCTACTGA
- a CDS encoding TrmB family transcriptional regulator, with product MSNSSSGTGLPTVPAELESPRAKLVYLYLSTQGDASITDLQNGLEMKKLSLYSILSTLCERGLVDQDAERYRIA from the coding sequence ATGTCCAACTCGTCCTCCGGCACAGGTCTTCCGACGGTCCCCGCGGAACTGGAGTCGCCCCGAGCGAAACTCGTCTACCTCTATCTCTCCACGCAGGGCGACGCCTCGATAACGGACTTACAGAATGGATTGGAGATGAAGAAGCTCTCCCTGTACAGCATTCTCAGCACCCTATGCGAGCGAGGACTCGTCGATCAGGACGCCGAGCGGTACAGAATCGCCTGA
- a CDS encoding DUF7096 domain-containing protein: MRRLTALLVAVLVVVATVPAGVAAGTQATSTQTSATTTETTETGNATTDTGANETTANDSTGENGSDGIAPGEQLAGVVAVQQAEIDGELDSRSFEQRVSNAASNDSKARVVADQLNESRERLETLRERRSELRNAHEAGNLSRGRYQAQAARLTAEIRSLQRLLNRSSDVARELPADAKRANGIDSEEVERLRSDARNLSGDEVSDIARRIAGPNVGNGLADDDEDDKKGRGNGRERAPGQTGERGPPSANDSERGPPSAKHPERGPNAGDAPGRSDADWNVTGTLTGNLTVRDLPGRSADAPGHRGANGTGPGEKDVARGNETTTTEGDEADDGNGENGRGNGPAEPNGPAAGDADR; the protein is encoded by the coding sequence ATGAGGCGACTGACTGCGCTCCTCGTGGCCGTACTCGTCGTCGTCGCAACCGTTCCGGCCGGCGTCGCCGCCGGAACCCAAGCGACTTCGACGCAGACGAGTGCGACGACGACGGAGACGACGGAGACGGGGAACGCGACGACAGACACCGGGGCGAACGAGACGACGGCGAACGACTCGACGGGCGAAAACGGGTCCGACGGCATCGCACCGGGCGAGCAACTCGCCGGCGTCGTGGCCGTTCAACAGGCCGAAATCGACGGCGAACTCGACTCCCGGTCGTTCGAGCAGCGCGTGTCGAACGCGGCGAGCAACGACTCGAAGGCGCGCGTCGTCGCCGACCAACTGAACGAGAGCAGAGAGCGACTCGAAACGCTCCGGGAACGCCGGAGCGAACTCCGTAACGCCCACGAGGCGGGGAACCTCTCCCGAGGGCGGTATCAGGCGCAGGCGGCCCGACTGACGGCGGAGATACGGTCGCTCCAACGGCTCCTGAACCGGTCGTCCGACGTGGCGCGTGAACTGCCCGCCGACGCAAAGCGAGCGAACGGCATCGACTCCGAGGAGGTCGAACGACTGCGAAGCGACGCGCGCAACCTCTCCGGCGACGAGGTGTCCGACATCGCGCGGCGCATCGCCGGACCGAACGTCGGGAACGGACTCGCGGACGACGACGAGGACGACAAGAAGGGACGAGGGAACGGCCGAGAACGCGCCCCGGGCCAGACGGGCGAACGCGGTCCGCCCTCGGCGAACGACTCCGAGCGCGGCCCACCCTCGGCGAAGCACCCCGAACGCGGTCCGAACGCCGGGGACGCCCCCGGCCGGAGCGACGCCGACTGGAACGTCACCGGCACCCTCACCGGGAACCTCACGGTGAGGGACCTCCCCGGTCGGTCCGCTGACGCTCCGGGTCACCGCGGCGCGAACGGCACCGGCCCCGGAGAGAAGGACGTCGCCCGAGGGAACGAGACGACCACTACCGAAGGCGACGAGGCCGACGACGGGAACGGCGAGAACGGGCGAGGAAACGGCCCCGCCGAACCGAACGGACCGGCGGCCGGAGACGCCGACCGGTAG
- a CDS encoding DUF7563 family protein — protein MPECQNCGSFVTPAYARVFAPTNMDDPRVCPYCEDMVRDGADVRKARSPRNS, from the coding sequence ATGCCCGAGTGTCAGAACTGCGGTTCGTTCGTGACGCCCGCTTACGCGCGCGTTTTTGCCCCGACGAACATGGACGACCCCCGCGTCTGTCCGTACTGCGAAGATATGGTTAGAGACGGTGCGGACGTGAGAAAGGCCCGTTCTCCGCGAAACTCCTGA